In a genomic window of Lepisosteus oculatus isolate fLepOcu1 chromosome 5, fLepOcu1.hap2, whole genome shotgun sequence:
- the LOC102693283 gene encoding olfactory receptor class A-like protein 1, with protein sequence MDLRNLAKAVATLLQNMVGIPANLTVLGVFVHVARTERRLLPTDAIVSHLVSVNLLLILTRGIPQSLSALDYRGFYDSATCKFLIFTYRTTRAMSISLTFVLSAYQCITIAPASSRLSRLKPWLYRCLLPLNLFFWLLNGGTTYTSILYTSQVRNTTLSTNTLNLGYCLVVFPSEESYFANGVMYLTRDLFFVILMVLASFYILLLLYRHQRRVKGLQSSNMSQGSRAETRAAKTVVTLVTLYVLFFGIDNLIWAYTLTTEKVPLLMNDVRVFFSSLYASVCPVVVIVSNRKVNRRLSCIKLA encoded by the coding sequence ATGGATCTGCGGAACCTGGCGAAGGCAGTCGCCACACTCCTCCAGAACATGGTGGGGATCCCCGCCAACCTCACCGTACTGGGAGTGTTTGTCCATGTGGCCCGAACTGAGCGGCGACTTCTCCCCACGGACGCCATCGTTTCCCACTTGGTTTCTGTCAATCTGTTGTTGATCTTGACCCGGGGGATCCCACAGAGCCTGTCTGCACTCGACTACAGGGGCTTCTACGACTCGGCCACCTGCAAGTTCCTTATCTTCACGTACCGCACGACCCGCGCCATGTCCATCTCGCTCACCTTTGTCCTCAGCGCCTACCAGTGCATCACCATCGCCCCTGCCTCCTCCCGCCTCTCCCGTCTCAAGCCCTGGCTCTACCGCTGCCTCCTGCCCCTCAACCTCTTCTTCTGGCTCCTGAACGGAGGCACCACCTACACCAGTATTCTCTACACCAGCCAGGTTAGGAACACCACGCTCAGCACCAACACTCTCAACCTTGGCTACTGCCTGGTGGTGTTCCCCAGCGAGGAGTCCTACTTTGCCAACGGCGTCATGTATCTGACCAGGGACCTGTTCTTCGTCATCCTCATGGTGCTTGCCAGCTTCTACATCCTGCTGCTTCTCTACCGGCACCAGCGGAGAGTGAAGGGGCTCCAGAGCTCCAACATGAGCCAGGGGTCACGGGCTGAAACCCGAGCTGCTAAGACCGTGGTCACCCTGGTCACCCTGTACGTCCTGTTTTTTGGCATTGACAACTTGATTTGGGCCTACACGCTCACCACGGAGAAGGTCCCGCTCCTCATGAATGACGTGCGAGTCTTCTTCTCCTCGCTGTATGCCTCGGTCTGCCCTGTAGTTGTGATTGTGTCCAACAGGAAGGTCAACAGAAGGCTTTCCTGCATCAAACTTGCTTGA